A stretch of Dama dama isolate Ldn47 chromosome 22, ASM3311817v1, whole genome shotgun sequence DNA encodes these proteins:
- the REP15 gene encoding rab15 effector protein isoform X1 codes for MGQKPSQQLAPKDKEVLGVCEVVSGAIIHAAQKLKAYLGFEDTVSNLCPAPNTLNEIFLIHFVTFCQEKGADKWLTTTKMTTHQAFMFGADWVWTFWGSDKQIQLQLAVQTLQMASLPPVESDPSNPDSKAEESSSKKSRFDKLEEFCNLIGEDCVGLCIIFGVPGNPKDIRGVVLDSVKRETMKGHLPGGTAVARFILETEDCISIRELLGNCLSKKDWLRESDPCLHQCCGEQAIKEVV; via the exons ATggggcagaaaccatcacaacagcTGGCTCCAAAGGACAAAGAGGTTCTCGGCGTCTGTGAGGTGGTCAGTGGAGCTATCATCCACGCGGCTCAGAAACTGAAGGCCTATCTTGGATTTGAAGACACAGTGAGCAATCTGTGCCCAGCTCCAAACACTCTCAATGAGATCTTCTTAATCCACTTTGTCACTTTCTGCCAAGAGAAAGGAGCTGACAAGTGGCTCACCACCACCAAGATGACCACGCACCAAGCCTTCATGTTCGGGGCAGACTGGGTTTGGACCTTCTGGGGATCTGATAAGCAAATACAGCTCCAGCTGGCCGTGCAGACACTGCAGATGGCTTCTCTTCCTCCTGTGGAATCTGACCCCTCCAACCCAGATTCCAAGGCAGAGGAGTCTTCCAGCAAGAAAAGTAGGTTTGACAAGCTGGAAGAATTCTGTAACCTGATAGGAGAGGACTGCGTTGGCCTGTGTATCATCTTTGGTGTGCCAGGAAACCCTAAAGACATCCGAGGAGTTGTCCTGGACAGTGTCAAGAGAGAGACAATGAAGGGTCATCTGCCAGGAGGGACAGCTGTGGCGCGATTCATCCTGGAAACAGAGGATTGTATCTCCATCAGGGAGCTGCTTGGAAACTGTCTGAGTAAGAAAGACTGGCTGAGAGAG AGTGACCCCTGTCTGCATCAGTGCTGTGGAGAGCAAGCTATCAAGGAGGTGGTATAA
- the REP15 gene encoding rab15 effector protein isoform X2 yields the protein MGQKPSQQLAPKDKEVLGVCEVVSGAIIHAAQKLKAYLGFEDTVSNLCPAPNTLNEIFLIHFVTFCQEKGADKWLTTTKMTTHQAFMFGADWVWTFWGSDKQIQLQLAVQTLQMASLPPVESDPSNPDSKAEESSSKKSRFDKLEEFCNLIGEDCVGLCIIFGVPGNPKDIRGVVLDSVKRETMKGHLPGGTAVARFILETEDCISIRELLGNCLSKKDWLREVGKVYISIL from the coding sequence ATggggcagaaaccatcacaacagcTGGCTCCAAAGGACAAAGAGGTTCTCGGCGTCTGTGAGGTGGTCAGTGGAGCTATCATCCACGCGGCTCAGAAACTGAAGGCCTATCTTGGATTTGAAGACACAGTGAGCAATCTGTGCCCAGCTCCAAACACTCTCAATGAGATCTTCTTAATCCACTTTGTCACTTTCTGCCAAGAGAAAGGAGCTGACAAGTGGCTCACCACCACCAAGATGACCACGCACCAAGCCTTCATGTTCGGGGCAGACTGGGTTTGGACCTTCTGGGGATCTGATAAGCAAATACAGCTCCAGCTGGCCGTGCAGACACTGCAGATGGCTTCTCTTCCTCCTGTGGAATCTGACCCCTCCAACCCAGATTCCAAGGCAGAGGAGTCTTCCAGCAAGAAAAGTAGGTTTGACAAGCTGGAAGAATTCTGTAACCTGATAGGAGAGGACTGCGTTGGCCTGTGTATCATCTTTGGTGTGCCAGGAAACCCTAAAGACATCCGAGGAGTTGTCCTGGACAGTGTCAAGAGAGAGACAATGAAGGGTCATCTGCCAGGAGGGACAGCTGTGGCGCGATTCATCCTGGAAACAGAGGATTGTATCTCCATCAGGGAGCTGCTTGGAAACTGTCTGAGTAAGAAAGACTGGCTGAGAGAGGTGGGCAAGGTTTATATTAGCATCCTCTGA